CCAGAAAGACACCAACACCGGTCACCCCACTCTCCTCACTCTTTCTTGAGTGATTAACCTAAGGTGATCAGCTGTTCTGTGAGCaatttttgttctgtaaaaTAGGAAAGGGTCAATGTCCCTTCTATAGCAGCTGTTTCCAGAAAGGTCAGTTGTTTAGAGCATGCTCTGACAagagctacagaaaaaaaaaggaacctgGAGTTGTTTAAATGTATGCATGAGAACTTGGATTCACAGCTTAACACTTGAAGAAGttaacagaaattaaacaaaataatggtGATTATTCGCAAGGGTTCTGGTCACTTTTTTGCTTGTGTTAACAGTGGGATTCACATAAAAGAACTGGAACCTGGAAGAAAAGAACTGTTTGGCTTGGCAATATTTAATGTCTCATGTGCTAGAGGAGCCATGCTTGTCTCACACAGTGAAGAATTCAGAGGGCTGAGCTCACATATAAGGTCTTTCCTGACAAAAAAGTTCCTTTAAAAGGTCCTTATGTTCTCAAATGAGGTCATGTTCTAGGAGTCTAATGCTTCCCATTTTGACTTGAACTAAGCTTGAGGCAAACAGAGGATtgcatattattttttaatgatttaaacACAGCCTCTCAGTATGACTGTCCTCACTGCagcaggccaggatgccattcTCACGAGCAGCCTATTTGCTTTTGCAGCAAATTTCACATAAACCACGAAAAAACAGAACCCTCAAACCAAACAACATCTCTGTGTAACTCATCTGAAAGGAATGCCAGAAGTTTGCTACTTCTTCTTACCTTCATACTCAGCATCTATTCAAAAACACAGTTCCAGAACACAGGAACTAACAAAGACTGCTTTCCTATGGACTTATGGCTGTGATTAATTACTCTAAGGTATGAGCTCTAATTGAAGCTGCTCTCATGCCTGGAAACTTATGTTTCTCCCTTATCTGGATTACTGGATATCAGTACAGAATGCCGTTTTCCTCTGGTATCTCCACACTTGGAAACATTCTAAAAATGTAATGACTGTGAGATCTGCTGGATTTGATTGAAATAAATTAGCTATTCTAAAGCTGAATGTCAGAATGATCCCTATGCCATCCTTCCACAGGGAAGTGAGAAAGGCAGAGCACACTGCACTAAACCCCAATTAGTTTTACCACCTCTTTTTGGTGGTAAAGCCTCTGTGAACAAGCTATTCCTACACTTACGCAAGTTTAGTAGAAAAAGCCATGGCACAAGATGGTTATTACAAAACCTAACAACACCTTACTGAATATTTCTCAGAGTAGAAAATTACCCATTGTTCTCTTTTCACAAAAGAATCACAATTTACAAGAAGAAGCACTTTCCCCCTATACctttcaaagaaaacagaaacactaAACCAACTGACATTACTGAGCTTCAGTTTGAACAATTAACCATTCAACAATTTTGTCTTAAACTTCAGTCAGTTCACTGGACACAAAATAATCCAAACACCCCATGTTTTCCATATCTAACCTTTCTGTCATTAATgatttcaaatacagaaaagtgatttttttacaagtactgttttttttttcttttatgtgttAAACTCTTTTGGtttttgagttgtttttttatCAACATACCCACTCTTCCCTTTGGAAGTCCTGTTTTGTAAGCTTACAACCCCAGGTTAAAGTTGcattactttttctttatttcctctccAAATATTGTCTCTAAATGGAACATGAAAAATAGCATATACAGTTCCTTTGCTGCAGCACTATTGCCATACATACTTGCACTTCCCACAAGCTCCATAGGGATTTCCAAACACAGCATACATGGCGAtacagtttctttttaattctggtTTTGCAAGATGTCATGTAATCACCTGTATCTTCAATTAACTCTTCCCTAAAAAGGTGACAGTTGAAATTATTCAAATGTTTCCTTAGCAATGCAAAGTGGCCTCTAGCATTAGGTTTTCCTGTTGACACATTTGTCATGAATGAACATTTACCACAGTAATTCTTCAGGTCATAAACCACTCATTTTGGGGGGAATGTTAagcaaatgaatatttttttttttttaagaaagagagAGCTACCATACAAACTTATAAAAATCATGTCGaataatgaaatttttgtatttttcactagtttttttttttttaagacactACAAACATCTAAAATAAGTCTCTTTCCTGACAAAGTATTCGATGGGATTTCACCTCTCAATGAAAATTCCTTCaattaaaataggaaaatcTATCTTAACTGTCAATTTTACAAGAGATACCACAAGTTCGGACAAAACCTTGCATTTGATAAGCCAGAATGACAAAAATACGTATGTCCCCAAGatgtttatttcatttctttgaaACCTGGTGGCTTTGTACTCTTAGTATTAGTCAGAGCATGAAATAACAGTCATTTAAGAACTGACGAGCAAACAAAATTTGTCATCATCacatgtgttgttttttttttttcatatgggACTACATCCTAGGCCTGAGACACAAGCATATTTTCACTTGGAACAGAAGTcatttttgaaagcatttttatttgtcttATCGTAGATGTCAGCAAACAAATGTGTTGGATTTTTTCATTCTAGCTTTTGACAGTTTGTTTACTTATGAGGGAATATAGAATAAGTTGCAGGACTGTAAAGCAGTCACACAAATCAATATTCTGAGACACGAAAAATCCATAATGTTCTGGTAATTACAATATTAAACTATACTCTCAATTTACATTAAtgccttttaaaatgcaaactaAAGCAGCCCAGACATACCCAAGACTTCAATAAAAGTCTAAGGACAGCTTTGAGAACAGGTAATTCCTGGCGAGTCTGAAGGCTCAGCTCACGTGTGAATCCCTaacctgctccaggctgaaaCCCTTCACTGCTGCGCCTCCAACGCAGTCTGGTCAGgaaaggtgctttttttttatttaaagaccCAATTCTCTCTCCACTGACCAAATTTGTCCTTTATGCCAATATAGCTATGGTCACAGAGACAGGCAATGTCTTTTACTAGGTAaactcccagagctgcagctgagaaggggttaaaagaaaccaaaaaacaccacaCCAACAGAGAAGCAATAAGCAGACAAGCCATTGTTACAGCAGCCTGGATCCTTGCACTTCTTGTCTTTGCAGAAAGCCCGAGCTGTGTTTTTCTGgcaagggaaaaggagaaatgaaacCATAGGCACAGAAGAAGGGGACAAATAGTCAGTGTTACCTGCAAAGGAAGCAGATTGGACATTAGCTATGTGCTTGACAGCGCTTTCTTCTGTGTGAGTCTAcagcccagtgccagcagcagaccAGCAGCCTTGTCTGACACACAGCACTGATGCTGTGCAAGCTCCACGACTCTTCCCTAGGAACACAAGAGAAGAAAGGCTGCTAGAAGTGACAGCAAAATCTGTCAGAAGCCTTTCTGACTTTAAGAAGCtaagttttctctttttaaatttcccaTTTACATgtagaaattaagaaaatccTCATCAGCAAGTATCATCTCTCACCATTTGTAGTAACAGCTCACGAAATAATGGCAGttagaaaataaagctttttttttttttttttttttttcccagcatgaGAAGCTGAATTAGACTGAGACACATTATTAAAGCAATAGGGAGGCAAGCTGATTTTACAGACTGGTCTCTGCAAAGTCAGACCAGTTGTGGGCACCCATCAGTTCTGCATGGTGACTGTGCAAGTTTCAGCAATACCAATTCTTATACCTGCTGAGCCAAGATATTAGGCTTGTAAGAGCACATAAGATTTGGCATAAGTTTTGAGAATGTAATGAAATAGGATatgtatttctgtttaaatgatTAACTCCACAAATGCCTACTTACCTAACACCTTTCCAGTTATGCCAAGTAgtctttaaaaattgttttaactgGCCACAGCTTGCTCAGTAAAGGAATGCGCCCAGCTAGATGCTCTGTAATACAGTTACAAATACACACATGTGCATTTGACATACACAGTTCAACAGTTTATGAACAAGTTATACTACTCGTATCTGGAACATGCAGTCTGATGCACACTAAGGAGGTGAGgaagagcatttttaaaatatcttaatgTGAAATTGCTGATTTGATGAAAATGGAGGgtgtgggggcagaggggaaCACCCACAATTGCTCAAACCTGTGGGTTTTCAACACAGTTCAGAGCAGTTTTGGGAAAGCTTCCCAGAGGAACAGAAGGTATTTAGTTATTCCAATCAGTGCTGATGTTCCCATTATAAAACTGATGTTCCCTGGCTCTCTGTTTTACCCTAAGGCGTCTGCTGTCCAGTTCAGTGGTTCACACACAGAAAAGCACCAAGAAAAATTACCTGCATTTATAATTTTGAAGGAATTTCTGATACTATGACAAACATTACCAAATAAGCCAGCTTTCTTTCACTGTGAGATACGACAGTTTTTATCTATATTTGGATCCTCCTGAATCAGTATTTATTACTGCAATACCTATGAGTGATCTCTCAATTCAGACACGTAGCATGGGCTTCTCTTTGGTTCAGCTATATCCTATGGACTGAACTTGCAAGTGCCTATATGCTATTTCATCCCTCAACAAGAAGTCATTAATCAAGGTTTAAGTAAGAAAGCAAAGTTTAACTACAGCATCTACAAGTTATCTTATGCCGAATTTAATACAAGGGAACATCTTCCAGTTCACTGAAGACTCACACCAAGTGCATGGTTTCAGAAGATGGAGCCAATACACATTCAACTGTTGAGTTTGCACAATTTAGCTACATGATACGATCTTTCCTCAAAGCAGATGGTTCTAAAGCACATAAGCTCAGTGGTCTCCCTATTCTTGAAGTGATACTCAAATGCTCTTAACACCCCTCTGGCACCCCCACCTCCAATCCCCTTTCCAGGTGTGAGACTCTGCATTGTAGGTAAGGTCACTCATGGGAAGGCAGAGCCTGTCACACAGAGCAAGGTTCTCTTTTCTTGTTCAGCTTTCTTGGCTCAGATCTACAGAAAACAACCACGTTACTGACAGATGtcttcccctggcacagccatggCCAACACACTACAGAAACCAATTCATATTTCCCCCCTTCCCTACTCCCTGCTAGCCTGGGGCTTTTCCCCAGTAGCAGCTTGTGATGGTAAACATTTgttattttataaaatcataggctatactgaaattatttcttccccCAGAAAAAGTCTCCTAGGAAGAAGCTTAGTTATATACACTCTAAACCAAATGTACTGGAAGAAAAAGACCACCATCCCATGTTgtattacatttttttgttattaaaaaaagccaagagGAAACCCTTGGTAAAAGTGGAGCATATTAATTATGACAAGACATCATGACATACCAACCAGTGAGACTTAAAGGCCGCTAATAACACTTTTTGTAGTACTTAGTGCAAGGTAGTTATCCCatataaacaaatatttgatGGTAGACTTCAATGATAAACAATTCACTTGATGACATTTACATATAAATACACATAAATAAAAACCTACATCATTTAGGTTTGTAGTTAACAAAAAGCATGGTCTGAAATGAATTAAATGTAATTGTGTCTAGCTAGATCAAAGCTCTTCCTATAATGATACTCAAGTATGTGGGGTATGAAAAGCATAAATGTACAATTCTCAATTTAGTAAAGTACTACTCTATTAAACAGAATCATGGAAACAGCTCTTACATTTTAATGCAAAGTATAAAATTgtatatttacatttacataCACTTTACTGAACTACATTGGGTAGCTCATGGTAAAAAAATCATCCCTTTTTGAAAATCTTGCAAAAAATACATCAACTGCAGATATGATCAAAAGTTACTAAGTTAGCAGCTGACATAACATCTGtagtaaaaaatatattttaggaaaataCCTGGAAAAATCTAAACACCAATAAACactttaaaactatttttgaagtaaaaattGTAGCAAAACCCAGAAGAAGCTAGCAAGGATAAGGAGAACTATTGCATACTGCTCTTTAAGAGCCATGTAGCGACTTAAAATAGAAGCAGCAGTTATGGTAGGAGTTTTGTGGTGGAACAAAGTGGAAACTGGAGGAAAATAGGAAACCAGTTATCCAACTTCTCTCTTTGTTCATTACCATTTTTATGGGAGAAGACAGAGAATCCCTCTCCCTGAGGATATCCTCCATCAAAGGCTAAAACAAACTGGTAAAAGGAACCCAATTGCAAGAGCCTTGGACCCCCAATGTAGAAACATTTACCGTATTTACTTACAGTTCAGTGGTTGATAAATCAGATTATTACACTACAAGTTGCAGGTTAACTTTAAGAGTTAACACTATTTTGCAATATGAAGTGCTTCTTAATACATGTATCTATATAATATATAGATATTTGTAAAATAGATGTGCAGATTTGATAGAACAAATGGTGGAAATTGTTTTCTCAAGTCTTTTCTTCCCATTAACAGATGTTTACCTCCTACACAAGGAGGTTCAGGACTCAACAAGGATTTCCACAATATGATCAAGGTCATTAAGATCAGATTTGCAATTAGAGTTAGAAGCTGTATTTGTTGGAGAAGAAAATGTATCAAGACTATCACAGTGTCCCATTTTTGTGTTGCTCATCATGCCAGTTAACATAGTATCAAGATCATAATAGGAATTGTCAACTTCTGAAAACAGATCTTCAACAGAATTAGGACTTTTATTCTCCAGTGTCTCAAATATTTGATCTAAAGATTTTTGAaagtttcctttattttcttgtggATTCTCCATTTCCCACATGTTGCTCTGCAGGTTTCTCGGTGCTTGTACTGAAGGGGCTGTTGACATAGTTTCTGAACTATCCTGTGCCTGGTCACTCTCAAAGTCTTTACTGAAAGTACCATAGGCTGGAACATGCTTTCCCTCAGCTTGATCCCTAGATGAACGACAGAGGATATCTGTTGAAACAAGACGATCCAGGGATGCCTGCCCTGTACTCTGTGTGTTTATCATCTGCCAAGTCCCGTCTTGAGTCATTTCCTCTTGGATCTGCCGTACCGTGTTGGCTATAAGCACTGAACGACAAAGGTTGGGTTCCACCAGCATGTGACACAGCTGAAGTTTAACCAAGGACATATCTAAAAGTGACTGCCGCTGGAGGTTATAGGAAGGAATAGCCTTAATACCAGCCAGAGTCCCTTCAATATCTTCTTCACCATCAAAACATTTCCTCTTTAATCCTCGCACAAACATTGtgtcctgttaaaaaaaaatcaaacaaataaacaaaaaatcatGTGCAACATAAACAGCTcaagagggaggagaaaaaaaaaggtactaaaaaaaaaaccaaaacagtgaACATTAatcttttattaaaaagcaaattcttTAAAGATAGAAACATCAGAATTGTCATACCATGTTCTAGAATGGCCAGTGTGGTACAACAGGGGTCAGGAACATGTGGACCGGGTCCCAAAGGCGACATTCGGGAACCAGGGGTGAGCAGGTCCACAAGGCATGGCATCGGAGAGaggcaggggctcccagctcctggctcccaTTAAGCTCCACACCTGATGGAAGTCAGGAGCCACTGCCTTGCACAGAAGCAAACATCTCACTGGCTGTATTTCACCTACTGCAGAGGCAGTTTCTCCTCGCTCCTCCCGAGTTTCTACTGGCATGCTTAACCTctaattttggaaataaaaatacaaccTGGCACACTATCTTTAAAAGATTTGATCCCTCCAGAACATTAATATACCTAACAGagtaacatgaaaaaaaacaaacaaacgtgGCAGCGTATGTGAAAAGATTAGCTTATTTTGGCAACAAAGAGAGTAATATCTAGATTTGTTCCATGTAACTTGAGACATTCAGCAGAGGTGCCCAAAGCAGTCCTTCCGGTTCCTTTCCTTGGGTGAGGAAGTGAACTGCGTAATTCCAGTAAGAACTGGGCGAGTCCAGTAAGGATAGTGCCAGTCATCCTCTGTATGGGCCTCTGTACACCTTTCCCAGTCGACTGTAAGATAGCAAAAATCCTGTATTCATAGCTTAGGTTCACCAGCTAAAAATGCACAGGGTGCATGCAGGCTTTTCAGTATCCACACCTAAAATCACTTGCTGAACTCCCCAAGGGGTGACTCCCAAGTACCTGCCTCAGCTCTTTTTCTGAATTGCACTGATTTTGACAACAGTGCCCCATGCAAATATTGCAGCTGGTCCCTTGGAATacaaagtaacttttttttaatgcagtatGTATCTCTTCTTTTAGTCTTAAAAAAATTGGGCTGCAGATGAAACTGGTACCTGATCTTCACATTTATGcttcttccttattttcctcTTAAGTCTTTTGTCCTTAGAATTTCTGTTTGCCCACTATTTGGGGACTTTTCTTCAAGTAGTGacccaaacaaaacagtttttcaactaaaagctgttaaaaccaAAAACACTATTGTAGTGTCTTTCTATACAATTTCCCACTTCCCTTGAAAAACCCTAAATTCTGCCTTGCTTTCCTGGTTGCTACAGTACATTCCTCATATTTTCAAGGAATTCTCTTTCAGCTTTTTCAGAAACACTAAAAATCCACCAAAGGACAACAACACTTCtcctttcaaaatacattatATGCTTATCTACTGTGGAAACCTGGGGATAGCACAGTAGTTAGATAAACACTTGGTCTGACTCTGTACAACACTGGTTATGTTGCTGACATATATCCATTAAATAACCTTTGTTGGGATTTGTCAACTCTTAAAAGATTTCTTTCCACGGATGGCACAAACTCTTTAGAAATCACAATGTACAGAGACTACAATATAGAATGAACTTAGTCTTGTAGTCATTTTTCATAACTTCTTAAAAGCTATCCATGGATCAGCAATGTATTAAATACCTTGGGCATTTCTTCTAAAATCTTATCCTGAAACCTAACATATTTGCATTACTCCTATTAAATACAACTCCTGCAAACTTCCTATCAAAGGATACcctatttaatttttcctaaaCTTTTTTGTACAGTAATTTCTGAACGTACTCTCCCCTCCCATGTGAAACAACCTCTAGAAACATCTTTTGGGACTGTGTACAAATCATGTGTGATTGAATTGTCAAACATTAAACACTGTACAGAGTTTGAAGCTTCTTCTATTTCAACTCACATTCTTGTGAAGAGTAATTAAAACTTCAATTGAATGTTAACCTGGTTTTCATGCATCTGCAATTTGGCATTTATATGCCATCTAAGGCAcaccaacagaacagaa
This genomic stretch from Cinclus cinclus chromosome 6, bCinCin1.1, whole genome shotgun sequence harbors:
- the CDCA4 gene encoding cell division cycle-associated protein 4 isoform X2 gives rise to the protein MGEEEGLHQAQFLDTMFVRGLKRKCFDGEEDIEGTLAGIKAIPSYNLQRQSLLDMSLVKLQLCHMLVEPNLCRSVLIANTVRQIQEEMTQDGTWQMINTQSTGQASLDRLVSTDILCRSSRDQAEGKHVPAYGTFSKDFESDQAQDSSETMSTAPSVQAPRNLQSNMWEMENPQENKGNFQKSLDQIFETLENKSPNSVEDLFSEVDNSYYDLDTMLTGMMSNTKMGHCDSLDTFSSPTNTASNSNCKSDLNDLDHIVEILVES
- the CDCA4 gene encoding cell division cycle-associated protein 4 isoform X1, translated to MDTMFVRGLKRKCFDGEEDIEGTLAGIKAIPSYNLQRQSLLDMSLVKLQLCHMLVEPNLCRSVLIANTVRQIQEEMTQDGTWQMINTQSTGQASLDRLVSTDILCRSSRDQAEGKHVPAYGTFSKDFESDQAQDSSETMSTAPSVQAPRNLQSNMWEMENPQENKGNFQKSLDQIFETLENKSPNSVEDLFSEVDNSYYDLDTMLTGMMSNTKMGHCDSLDTFSSPTNTASNSNCKSDLNDLDHIVEILVES